The window GCCGGCTTCACATGAAGATCCTCTGGACGCTCCACGGTGGGGATCCCGTCCGCGGGCTGACGATCCGTGGCGTGAGCAGCGACGGGAGCGACTCGTTCCGACAGTTCCTCCCCGGAGGCACCGAGTTTCCGTCATATCTGAACGTTCCCAGCGCCGGGTGCTGGCAGATCTTCGTCAACGCCGGCAGCCTGAACGGCCGGCTCGGCGTCGTCGCCGTCGACGGGACGTGACGTCGGCCGCCGCCTGAGGGACTCTTGTGGCAGGCGCGACAAGGAACCGCGTATGCCGCGGTGAATACGGCGACATGATCGACACTCTGCGCCGCCTGGTAGACGGCGCTCGCGCGGGCTCCGTCGCGGACTCCGAGCACCGGCCAGACACGAGCATCGGGTACGAGCGAACGTCGGGATGGGCCGGCGACCGCCTCTGGATGATGACCCGATACGCACTCGAGGAACGCGGCGAGGCCGTGCAGCTGAGCGGCGCCGACCCGGCCGAGGCGGACGCCGCCGTGGGGGGATTCTCAGATCTCACCGGCCGTGCATACCAGCCGCTTGCCGCGCTGATCTGCGCGTGCGGAGAGCTCCGCCTGTGCGTCGTGATGTACGGCGACACCTATCCCAAGCTGAAGGCCGTGCTGGTCGACGAGCGGGACCGCCCGCTCTGCGGCACCGAGCCGTTTCGCCTGCCGGCGTTCCATTGGACGACCGGAAGCTGGGAGCGGCTCGGAAGGCCGATGCGCCCGCGGCAGCGGCGGGCCTACCGCGACTCGGTCCGCCATCAGTTCGCGGCGCTTACGAACGCCGTCCGGCAATGGCACCAGACCTGGGAGGCCTGGGGCGCCGCGAGCAACGACGAGGCGTTCGCCCATGCCGAACGGACGGCCCGCGAGCAGGCGGAGCAGGAAGCGGCGAACCGGCTGGCCGCGGAGGAACAACGGCGAGAGGCGGAGCGCCGCCGGCTCGAAGCGGAATCGCGCGCGATCCACGAGCGGCTCGAGCTCTACGTCTCGGCCGGCGTCGCGCCGCCTGCGGAGCTCGTGGAGAAGGCGCTGCACGCGGATGCCGCGCTGTCCCGGACGGCCTGAACGACGGGCACCGGCTAGCCCCGCGCGCCGCGCTCAGCGGGGCGTGCACGCCGTGGGGTTTGCCCCCGACGGGACGCCTGCTGGCCCCAGGGCTGGTTCCGCCTCGTCATGCGACCCTTGTCCGCATGACATATCTCACCCCTTCCCACTCCACGCCAAGCGACTCGCCGATCCCGAGCGCCGCAGCCGACCTGCCGCCAACCGGGGGCACGTCCAGGCGCCGGGTGTTCCTGCTCGCCGGTGCGGGGATCTCTCTGCTGCTCGCCATCCTGCTCATGGCCGCCGGAACCACCGGGCTCTGGCAGCTCACGAAGCGCGACAGCGCTGGGTTCTTCACGTCCAACACGACGACGCTCTCCACGCACTCATACGCCATCACGTCCGACACCCTCGAGATCGGTCCCGACACTCCGCGGCTGTTCGGCGACCGCCTCGGCACCGTGCAGATCCGGGTCAGATCCGACAAGCCGGTCTTCGTCGGGATCGCCAAGACGAGCAACGTCGAGCGCTATCTCGCCCAGGTGAACCATCAGGCGGTGACCGACTTCGGGCTCGATCCGTTCTCCGTCACCTTGGCCAACCGGCCGGGCACCGCCCGCCCGGAGCGGCCGGCCCTCCAGAGCTTCTGGCGGGCGGAGGCAACAGGCACCGGCACCCAGACGGTCCGCTGGCCGCTCGAGAAGGGCAACTGGAGCGCCGTGGTCATGAACGCCGACGGCTCACGCCACGTGGTCGCCCAGACATCCGTCGGTGCGCGCATCCCCGCGCTTCGCTGGGTGGTGCTGGGGGTGCTGGTCGCCGGTGTGATCCTGCTGCTGGTCGGCGCAGGCCTCGTGTGGTCGGGCACCGGCCTCAGCTCCACCGGGCGTCGCTGAGGGGCATTTCGGCATGCTGAGACTCGCCGGTTGTGCCGGGAGTGTTCGGGACACGCCCCCGTACGTCCAACCGCAGCCCCGCTGCGCGAAAGCCGCCCAACCAGGCGGCTTCCGCGGATGCGCTGGAGAGGACTTGAACCTCCACGGCCCATTCAGGCCACAAGGCCCTCAACCTTGCGCGTCTACCAATTCCGCCACCAGCGCGAGGGCTTGCGGAGTCTACCGCAGGAACGCTCGCGCCTCGGAACCAGCGGATCCCCGCACGTGAGGCAGACGCGCGCTCTTGGCACTGCGCGCATTCAGGAGCCGCTGCAGGAGCCCCAGCGGTCACAGAGAAGGTGCCCACTGCGCGTGTTGGCACGTCCACCACCGACGGGGAGGTCACGATGGGTCGGCTCTTTGGAGCATTCCGGTACGCGAACGTGGTTTCAACAGCTGCGATCGTGGTCGCGCTGAGCGGCACCGCCTATGCGGCCGGCATCACCGGCAACGAGATCGCAGATGGGACCGTCACGAATCTGGACCTCCAGGATCGCACCATACGCGGCAAGGACATCCACCTCGGCACCATCCGCGCCGAAAACATCACGGCTCTCGGTCGCGCACTGCTTCACGTCAGGGCTGCTCCCCCCGCCATCAGCGACTACCACGACCTCTCGCCGATCGTGAAGCGCAGGCTGCGCTACCGCGGCTACTACGTCGTCTTCACAGAGTTCCTCGCCACGAACACCGGGAGTACGGACGACTCGCTCAACTGCGCCTACAAGCTCGGCGGGACAGTCAGTCCCGCGGCAGGGGTTCAGGCCGCGTCGGAGCAGAGCAGCAAGGCCCAGTCGGTGACGGTCATCCACGCGACCGTCCGCCACGAACTGGTGCGTTTCGCGTGTCAACGCAACGATTCCAGTAGCTTCACGCTCTCTCACATCCGCTTCGCAGCATTCCGGTTCGGCTAGGGGCACTGCCCCGTCATCCCGAAGCGGACTGACCGACGCGCTGGAAGACCCGGCGCCACGTCAGGCCGTCGCCGAGGATCAGCGTCGCGCCGCTGATGCGAAACGGCCGGGTCGGATCGGCGGTCATCATCTCGGGCATGGAGCTGGCAACCACCTCATGGCGCACAACCCCGACCACATCGCGGTTCTCCTCGATGGCCGTGGAGATTGAGAACCGTCCGAAGTAGGCGTCGAACCGGCTGCCGTCCGCCTCGCAGACCTGAATCGAGAGCCAACCGGTCGTGTCATAGATCGCGAGGCCGAGCGGTTCCGCACCGTACGTCTCCGTCCAGTCGACATGGACCGAGTCCCGATCGTCGTACGCAGTCAGGCGCCAGGCGCCGTGGAGACGGAGGCTCGCTTCCGTTACAGCAGGAACCCGAGCACGATCCCGTTGGCGACGAACAGGGCCGCAACGAGGATCGTCAGGCGGTTCAGGTTCCGCTCCATCACCGCGGTGCCGCCGAAGCTGCTCTGACCGGGGTTGAACATCCCCGAGAGCCCCGAATCCTTGCCCGAGTGCATCAGCACAAGCACGACCAGGATCGCCGAGAGCAGCAGCTGCGTGAACGAGAACACGAACGTCATCGCCCGCTCAGTCTACCAACACGGTGCCCGCCGGCCCGTCGGCCAGCTCCCCCACCACCGGCCATCCCAGCCGCTCGGCGACCTCGCGTGGCACGGCCGCAAGCAGCCCGCCCGACGTCTGCGCGTCGCACGCGACCAGCCGCTCGGCCTCGCCCAGCTGCTCGGCAAACGTCGCGTAACCCGCGGCCAGCTCGAGATTGGTCCGCGTGCCGCCCGGCACCACGTCGGCCTCCACCAGCTCCCGCACCCCGGGCAGCAGTGGCACATCGGCGAACCGCAGCCGCGCCTGCAGCCCGGCACCCGCCGCCAGCTCGCGCGCATGCCCGACCAGTCCGAACCCGGTGACGTCGGTCACCGCATGCGGCTCCATCTCCGCAAGCTGCGCAGCCGCCCGGTCGTTCAGCGTCGTCATGGACTCCACCGCCGCCTCGACCGCCTCGTCGCCGGCCTGTCCGCGCTTGATCGCCGTCGCGACGATTCCCGTCCCGATCCGCTTGCTGAAGACGAGCGCGTCCCCCGCCCGTCCTCCGGTGTTCCTCCAGATGCGGTCCGGATGCGCGAATCCTGTCACCGCCATCCCGTACTTGGGCTCGGCATCGTCGATCGAGTGCCCGCCCGCGATCGCCACGCCGGCCAGCTCCGCCACCGCAGCGCCGCCGCGCAGGATCTCGCCCAAGAGCTCCATCGGCAGCGTCTTTGGAAACGCGACCACGTTCAGCGCGAACGCCGGTCTCGCGCCCATGGCATAGATGTCCGAGATCGCATTCGTCGCCGCGATCCGCCCGAACGTGTAGGGGTCATCGACGATCGGCGTGAAGAAGTCGATCGTCGTCACGAGCGCGAGGTCGTCGGACACGCGCCACACTGCCGCGTCGTCCAGCGACTCGTTCCCGACCAGCAGCTCGGGCGGCCGGGCCGCCGCCGGCATGCCCGCCAGGACCTCCGAGAGGGAGCCGGCCGGCAGCTTGCAGGCACAGCCGGCCCCGTGTGAGAGCTGCGTCAGTCTGACCTGGGTCGCCACAGAGGGAGCGTACCGCGGCGCACCAGGGCGACCGCGACCGCCGCGCCCAGCGCGGCCGCGAGCACGCCGGCCACCACACCCCACGGCGTCCCCGACGGCGAAGGCGCCGACGCGGCTCCGGACTTCGAGACGGTCGGCTGCCGCACCACCGGCGCCATCACGTACGTCCGCGTGTCGATCGTTTGGAACGGCCGCCCGTCCTCGGTCACCGTCAGCACCGCGTCGTCCGGTGAGAGCGCGAGCCCGGGCATGGTCCCGGGCGACACCCGCGGCAGGTCGATGCAGAGCGCCGTGCCGTGCACCGTGTCGAGCGCGTGGATGAACGTGCGGCCCCTGCCCTCGTCGTACAGCGTGTAGGCGCGGGTGCCGTCGACCGGGCCGACCCGCGACATGGCGACGCCGTGCATGACCGGGCCCCACCGGGTCGGGTCCGTGATCGCCTTCTCGAGCAGGCGGCCGTGACGGACGTCGTACGCCCGCACCTTGTAGCTGAGCGCGCCCGGCTGCGGATGCTGGATCAGGTAGAGGGTGCGACCGTCCGGTGAGATCGCGTCGAAGCTGAAGTCTCCGGGGAGGGTGACCATCCGCCGTACGCGGAAGCTGCGTGTGAGGAGCACCGCGAAGCGCGTGACCCGGGCCGGATAGGTCGCGCTGATCTGCTGGACGACAACGGTGCGCCCATCGCCGGAGACGCCGCCGGTGGCGCCCTGGAAGGTGACCTGTGGCGTGCCCCAGAAGCCCGGCAGCGTGGACCAGTGCGTCGCCGCGCCCGTGCGGTCGAGCGCGACCAGCGTCGTCGGGCTACCGGCGAGCGCCACGTACCGAGCGCCGCCCGCCGGGGCCGAAGCACCCGAACCGCCGGAGACCGGCCCCACCGTGGAGCCGCAGTCACACCCGAAGGCAGGCTGCGCGCCGCCCGCCACCGCTCCCACAAGCACACACCCGATCACCAGCAGCCGTCGCATCGTTCCTCCCAGGGGTCGTCGCGCTGTCTACGCGGGATGGCCCCCGCCGCGTCCCGCCCGGTATTCTCAGCGCGTGGCTGCGATCGACCCGGAACAGGCCGCCGAGCGCGTCAAGAAGCTGATCATCGTCGGCGACAACCGGCTGAAGCAGGGCGGCGTCGACAAGTTCGCCAAGGCGCGTGGCACCTTCGAACAGGCACTGCGCCTGGCCGAGGAGGCCGGGGTCGCGGACCGCTTCCGCCCGTTCATCGAACGGCGGCTGGAGAGCATCGACCAGCTCTCTCACGACTGACGGGAGCCGGTCCAAGCAGCTCGGCCAGCTCCTGCCGCGCCGGCGGACGGGACCAGCGGCGCAGCACCGTGCCGGTACGGTCGACGTAGACGACCGTCGGCATGCCGACGGCGCCCGCGGGCCGCTCGTGCAGCTCGATCACCGTCGCGCGGCCCCGGTGGCGAGCCACCTCGGCCGCCAGGCGGTTCAGCGAGACGCGGCAGGCGGGGTTCGCCGGCGCGGAGTACTGGACGAACGCGCCGAGCGGCGGGATCGTCTCCAGACCGAGTTCCTCGGGCCGGATCCGCGCCCGGCCGCGGGCCCCCCGGCGCGTGCGGGCCCCCGCCATGAGCAGGGCGCCGGCGCCGAGGCTTCCCGCCAGCACGATCCCCGGATCAGCCATTGTCCGCTCAGGATACCTCCGTGAGCAGGCGCTCGATGCGCGCCGCCGAGACGGCGATCGAATGCCGCTCGGCGACCTCGCGCGCCGCCCGGCACGGCACCGGGAGAGCCGCCGCACGGCGCATGCCCGCGGCGATGTGATCGGCGTCCAGCGGATCGACCAGCACGCCGCACGCGTCGGTGACGTACTCGGGCGGACCGCCCACCTGGGTGGCGACCACCGGCCGCGCGCTCGCGAGGGCCTCCAGCAGGGCCTGTCCCTGTGGCTCCACCAGGCTGGTCTGGCAGTAGACGTCGTGCTCGCCGTAGAGGTCGACGATGCGCTCGGGTGGCACGCGCCCCAGGAAGGTGACGTTCGGCGGCGCCGCGGCGCGCAGCTCCTGCTCGAGCGGGCCCGAGCCCACGACCGTGAGGGTGCCGGCTTCCAGCCGGCCGAAGGCCTGCAACAGGCGCGCGACGTTCTTGCGCTCGATCAGGCTCCCGACCGTGAGGTAGCGCGGCCCATCCCCCGGCGCGCGCGGCGCGGGCGCGAACAGCGACGTGTCGACGCCGCAGTCGATCACCTCGAGCCGCCGCGGGCGCGATGGCAGGCGCTCCGCGAGGTACGCCGACACACAGATCACCCCGCGAGCCCGGCGGATCACGCGTCGGGTGAGCACGCCCACGAACGGGATGGTGCCGACATTGGCAACATCGCGACCATGCGCCGTGACGACATAGGGCGCGCCGCCCGCCAGGGCGACGAGCCCCGTCGGTACCAGGTAGTGGGCGTAGACGATTTCGGGACGGCGCGTGCGCACCAGCCTGCGGGTGCGCCGCAGCAGGCGCAGGTAGGCAAGCGGCGTCGCGACCGCGCCGCGGGCGCCCGGCCCGAGCACCGACTCGTCGACCTCGTGCCCACGTTCGCGCAGCGCGTCGGCGAGCCGCTTGACGAAGACACCGTAGTCCGGCCGCTCCGCGGACGGATACATGTTCGAGAGCAGCAGGATGCGCACCGCGAAAGCCTAGACCTGCGCCGGCCGGCGCGGCCCGGACGCGCGGACGACCGCGCTCCCGACCGCGAAGCTGAGCACGACGAGCGTGGCGTAGGCGGCGCGGTCGCCGAAGGCGTCGGCGATCCCCGAGCCCACCACCGGCCCGAGCACCGCGCCGAGCCCCCAGAGCAGGTTCACCATGCCGAGCACGAGGCCGTGCCCCAGCCCGGCACGGTCGGCGCCGTCCGCGCCGAGCGGATAGCCCACGCCGTAGAGCACCGACTGCACCGGCGCGATCGCGACCAGCATGGCAGCGAACACCGTCGTCCCCAGGGGCAACAGCAGCGCGGCGACGGCCAGGCCGAGCGCCGGACAGGCAACCCGCGCGATCGGCAGCCGACCGTGCCGGTCGCCCAGGCGCCCGGTCAGCGTGATGGCGACGGCGCCGAGCACCGCTCCTCCCGCGTAGAGCCAGCCGAGAGTCGACTGCGAGACGCCGTTGTGCCCCAGGTGCAGCGGCATGAGCACCTGCAGGGTGCCGCCGACCAGCGCCACCAGCAGGATCACCGCCAGGCTCACGGCGATCAGCCGGCTGGCGGCCGCGGCGCGGATGGCGGCGCGGAAGCTGGCCTCGCGCTCGTCGTGCGCCCGGGCATCGTGCTCGACCGCCCCCCACACCGCGAACCCGACGGACACAGCGGCGGCGGCGAGGAACGTCTCGCGCACCCCCACCGCGCTCGCCACCGTCCCCCCGAGCAGCGGCCCGGCGATCATGCCGCCCGTCGCCGACGCATTCGCCACCGAGATGGCGCCCCCGCGGCGCTCGGGCGGAGTCCGGGCGGCCAGCCAGGCCAGACCGGCGCTCCAGGCGATCGACGATGCGAGCCCCTGGGCGATGCGGGCGACCACGAGCAGGGCAAACGAGTCGCCCACCGCGAAGACGGCCGTCGCGGCCGCCATCAGCAGCGACCCGGCGACGGTCACGGCGCGCATGCCGGCACGATCGGCGAGGTGGCCGACCGGCACCGCGAAGACCAGCACCGATGCGCTGTAGGAGCCGAGCAGGATCCCGGACTCGAACTTCGACAGGTCGAGCCGCTCGGCGATGTCCGGGAGCAGCGGCACGATCGCCGAGAACAGGGCCAGGTCGATGGCGACGAGGCCCGAGACGTACGCCGTCAGCCGCGTCACAGCGGCGCCGCCTCCCCGGTGAGGGAGTCGGTCAGCCTCGGCTCGTGCAGGCGCGTCCCAGTCGGCAGGCCGCCGTGGAGGCACGACGCCACGGCGTCGCCGAGCCGGTCCACCGGCACGCCCATCGAGAGCGTGCAGTGCGGCATCCAGTGCGCCGGCCGGTAGTGCGGCCACCGGTCGATGGAGTGGTTCTCCATGACCGCGTCGACGGCCCGATGTACGGACAGGAGCGCCGCGGTCGGGCCGACCGACAGGTACATGATGGCGGGGTCGGTCGCGAAGAACGCGGGCCCGACCAGCTCGACGTCGACCGGCTCGACCGCCTCGCGCAGCCGCGGCCGGACCCGCCGCAGCCCCTCGTAGTCGTCGGTCACCGTGAGGGTGACGTGCGGCCGGATCGCCGGTACGTGCGTTGCCAGGGAGGGCACCGAGATCCGCTCGAGCGATTGCCATAGCTCCCGCACCAGGAGCTCGGCGTCAGTCGAGAGGCCCAGCTCGAGCGCCAGAGCCACGGTCTACCAGGTGCTTCCGAGGGCGACGGTGACCGCCTCGCCGTTGATCCCGCTCGACCCCTCGCTGCTCAGGAAGGCGATCGTCTCGGCGACCTCGCGCGGCGTCACCACGCGGCCGATCGGATACGTCGCCGCCCGCTCCGTCCAGATCTGCTCGGCGTCGATGCCGCGCCGCTCGGCCTCCTCCCGTGCGGACACCTCGGCCATCTCGGTTCGCACCCATCCCGGCAGCACGGCATTGGACGTGACGCCGAAGGGGCCGGCATCCTGCGCAACTCCGCGCATCAGCCCCAGCAGACCGGCCTTGGATGCGCAGTACGCAGTCATCCGGGCCTCCGCGACCACCCCCGCCGTGGAGCTGACGAACACGCAGCGGCCGTAGCGCTGCTCGACCATGCCGCCCACCGCGGCACGGCACAGGTGGAAGGGCCCGTCCAGGTTCACGGCGAAGCTGCGCCGCCACGCGTCGAGGTCCTGCTGCCAGATCTCCCGCTCGGCGGCCGAGCCGAAACCGGCATTGTTGACCAGCACGGAGACGGGACCGAGGCGCTCCCGGGTCGCCGCCACGATCCGCTCGCAGTCGGCCGGATCGGAGACGTCCCCCGTCACATGGTCGAGCCCAAGCGCGGCCAGCTCGTCCTCCGACCGCGCCGTCGCCATGACCCGGAACCCGCGCTCCGCGAGCAGCAGCGCCGTCGCCTTTCCGATGCCGCGCCCGGCGCCCGTGACGAGCGCGACGCGTCCTGCGTCAGCAGAGGTCACGGGGGATCCTCTTCGTCCAGCGGCGCTCGCGCACCGTCTCCCCCCGCTCGGTCGCGAGCAGGGTGTGCTCGAGCAGGAAGCTCTCACGGTCGCACGTCATGCGGCCGCGCGCCTCCACCCGCACATGGTGCTCATCCCGCTGGTACTCGATCGCCTGGAAGCAGCGAACCTCCGCCGACAGCGGGTCCCCCTCGACGATCGAGTAGACCGCCTCGTTCTCGGCCAGCTCCCGCATCCCGTGCGGGTACACGATGTGGCCGCCGGAGTCCCAGAGGAAGTGGAGGTCGGTGCGGCCGGTCTGGACGTCTCGCACGATCTGCCGGGCGGTCTCGC is drawn from Gaiellales bacterium and contains these coding sequences:
- a CDS encoding glycosyltransferase; translation: MRILLLSNMYPSAERPDYGVFVKRLADALRERGHEVDESVLGPGARGAVATPLAYLRLLRRTRRLVRTRRPEIVYAHYLVPTGLVALAGGAPYVVTAHGRDVANVGTIPFVGVLTRRVIRRARGVICVSAYLAERLPSRPRRLEVIDCGVDTSLFAPAPRAPGDGPRYLTVGSLIERKNVARLLQAFGRLEAGTLTVVGSGPLEQELRAAAPPNVTFLGRVPPERIVDLYGEHDVYCQTSLVEPQGQALLEALASARPVVATQVGGPPEYVTDACGVLVDPLDADHIAAGMRRAAALPVPCRAAREVAERHSIAVSAARIERLLTEVS
- the secG gene encoding preprotein translocase subunit SecG, with protein sequence MTFVFSFTQLLLSAILVVLVLMHSGKDSGLSGMFNPGQSSFGGTAVMERNLNRLTILVAALFVANGIVLGFLL
- a CDS encoding SDR family oxidoreductase encodes the protein MTSADAGRVALVTGAGRGIGKATALLLAERGFRVMATARSEDELAALGLDHVTGDVSDPADCERIVAATRERLGPVSVLVNNAGFGSAAEREIWQQDLDAWRRSFAVNLDGPFHLCRAAVGGMVEQRYGRCVFVSSTAGVVAEARMTAYCASKAGLLGLMRGVAQDAGPFGVTSNAVLPGWVRTEMAEVSAREEAERRGIDAEQIWTERAATYPIGRVVTPREVAETIAFLSSEGSSGINGEAVTVALGSTW
- a CDS encoding MFS transporter, translating into MTRLTAYVSGLVAIDLALFSAIVPLLPDIAERLDLSKFESGILLGSYSASVLVFAVPVGHLADRAGMRAVTVAGSLLMAAATAVFAVGDSFALLVVARIAQGLASSIAWSAGLAWLAARTPPERRGGAISVANASATGGMIAGPLLGGTVASAVGVRETFLAAAAVSVGFAVWGAVEHDARAHDEREASFRAAIRAAAASRLIAVSLAVILLVALVGGTLQVLMPLHLGHNGVSQSTLGWLYAGGAVLGAVAITLTGRLGDRHGRLPIARVACPALGLAVAALLLPLGTTVFAAMLVAIAPVQSVLYGVGYPLGADGADRAGLGHGLVLGMVNLLWGLGAVLGPVVGSGIADAFGDRAAYATLVVLSFAVGSAVVRASGPRRPAQV
- the selD gene encoding selenide, water dikinase SelD, with protein sequence MATQVRLTQLSHGAGCACKLPAGSLSEVLAGMPAAARPPELLVGNESLDDAAVWRVSDDLALVTTIDFFTPIVDDPYTFGRIAATNAISDIYAMGARPAFALNVVAFPKTLPMELLGEILRGGAAVAELAGVAIAGGHSIDDAEPKYGMAVTGFAHPDRIWRNTGGRAGDALVFSKRIGTGIVATAIKRGQAGDEAVEAAVESMTTLNDRAAAQLAEMEPHAVTDVTGFGLVGHARELAAGAGLQARLRFADVPLLPGVRELVEADVVPGGTRTNLELAAGYATFAEQLGEAERLVACDAQTSGGLLAAVPREVAERLGWPVVGELADGPAGTVLVD
- a CDS encoding 2'-5' RNA ligase family protein, whose amino-acid sequence is MALALELGLSTDAELLVRELWQSLERISVPSLATHVPAIRPHVTLTVTDDYEGLRRVRPRLREAVEPVDVELVGPAFFATDPAIMYLSVGPTAALLSVHRAVDAVMENHSIDRWPHYRPAHWMPHCTLSMGVPVDRLGDAVASCLHGGLPTGTRLHEPRLTDSLTGEAAPL